A genome region from Bufo gargarizans isolate SCDJY-AF-19 chromosome 2, ASM1485885v1, whole genome shotgun sequence includes the following:
- the SOWAHA gene encoding ankyrin repeat domain-containing protein SOWAHA — protein MAVTQEVVLNFLLEQGGKVKNSELIRKFKPVVESPDPQEKANNRELFKRFVNNIAVVKDEGGTKMVVLKKKYTYLLTEKVPSGAAVEEEQGEIASSSKEEQTELVPLGGSDNIEEIAPSSQETRTSLQDESDPDPRLPEPQDAGSAETTPETTEQAQVGHLNEEPTEDQNEDKRESVFDIVSRMDNAGPVPFPKAWSDAQSKDQVQKPHMLPLRYVQSSFEETNQSEYHPLQPTFQPNAIQESSFTKSPKVTRRQLDDTGSKSPNIKRSAKMIKVSEETKYSDVVPLESSEHEWLVNSTNGRWNHKLLGLIMTDSELAGKRDFISGFTALHWAAKSGNTEMVKLLFDLSEKNGSNINVNARSFGGYTPLHIAAIHECKGVILMLTRDYKANVNIRDNSGKKPYHYLKKNSAVQLKFILQDPATLNVEHAIPMKRNSKVAASILGTTSAFLGVLSDDIAFHDLAKGLKKPGTLNKFFTAPSGVKKKLKARDSYPSISSLCEEPEEPEEIVGKRRPVSEFFSH, from the coding sequence ATGGCTGTAACACAAGAAGTTGTGCTGAACTTTCTACTGGAACAGGGAGGAAAGGTGAAGAACTCAGAACTGATCCGAAAGTTCAAGCCTGTGGTGGAGTCTCCTGACCCTCAAGAAAAGGCAAACAACCGGGAGCTCTTTAAGAGGTTTGTGAATAACATAGCAGTGGTGAAAGATgaggggggcacaaagatggTTGTACTGAAGAAGAAGTATACCTATTTACTGACAGAGAAGGTGCCATCAGGTGCAGCAGTGgaggaagaacagggggaaataGCCAGCTCCAGCAAAGAAGAACAAACAGAGCTTGTACCTTTGGGTGGCAGTGACAACATAGAGGAGATAGCACCCAGCTCCCAGGAGACAAGGACTTCACTGCAGGATGAATCTGACCCAGATCCCAGACTGCCAGAGCCACAAGATGCAGGCTCTGCTGAAACCACCCCTGAAACAACTGAGCAGGCTCAAGTAGGACACTTAAATGAGGAGCCTACAGAAGACCAGAATGAAGATAAAAGGGAGTCTGTGTTTGACATTGTGTCTAGAATGGACAATGCTGGACCAGTTCCTTTTCCCAAGGCATGGTCTGATGCCCAGTCTAAAGACCAGGTTCAGAAGCCACATATGCTGCCATTACGTTATGTCCAATCTTCATTTGAAGAAACAAACCAGAGTGAATACCATCCACTCCAACCAACTTTCCAGCCTAATGCTATTCAGGAGTCCTCATTTACTAAATCCCCCAAGGTGACCAGGAGACAACTTGATGATACAGGCTCCAAGTCTCCCAACATCAAGAGGTCAGCTAAAATGATAAAAGTAAGTGAGGAGACCAAATATTCAGATGTGGTACCCCTGGAGTCATCTGAACACGAGTGGTTAGTTAATTCCACTAATGGACGATGGAATCATAAACTCCTTGGACTTATTATGACTGATAGTGAATTGGCTGGTAAGAGAGACTTTATATCTGGATTTACTGCACTGCACTGGGCAGCCAAGAGTGGCAACACGGAGATGGTGAAATTATTGTTTGATCTAAGTGAGAAAAATGGCAGTAACATTAATGTGAATGCAAGATCTTTTGGTGGGTATACACCACTGCATATAGCTGCTATACATGAGTGTAAAGGTGTCATACTTATGTTAACTAGAGATTATAAAGCAAATGTCAACATCCGAGATAATAGTGGGAAAAAGCCATACCATTACCTAAAGAAAAACTCCGCTGTACAGCTCAAGTTTATTTTACAAGATCCAGCTACTTTAAATGTAGAACATGCTATCCCAATGAAAAGAAACTCCAAGGTTGCTGCCTCCATATTGGGAACCACCAGTGCCTTCCTTGGTGTCCTTTCTGATGACATTGCGTTTCATGACTTGGCAAAAGGACTGAAAAAGCCAGGAACATTAAATAAGTTCTTTACTGCACCCTCTGGGGTGAAAAAGAAGCTGAAGGCAAGGGACAGCTATCCGTCCATCTCTTCTCTTTGTGAAGAACCTGAAGAACCTGAAGAAATTGTGGGAAAGCGCAGACCTGTTTCTGAGTTTTTTAGCCATTAG